The following are encoded in a window of Mumia flava genomic DNA:
- a CDS encoding ABC transporter substrate-binding protein: MRRTRTLVTTIGVLALALSACGGSDGGADGGDAQLADGQTFTMTLPSDPGNLDPLMTVLSNTRQVGRFLYGTLVDQDPDGTVVPAIAESWEATTTEATFTLREGITCSDGSPFTASDVAETLNWVADPANQSPLAGLWVQPGTKATADDDARTVSVTSSAPDAFLALNLGTVPLPCGEGLSDPEVRAEGKGGTGMFTVTEAVPNDHYTFTRRDDYTWGPGEDFDPEASGLPDEVVFRVVENETTSANLLTSGEVNAASIAGPDQDRLSEQGLFHADVSAPVGQIWFNQAEGRPAADDGVRSALVQALDLDELRTVMTSGKGETPQSLVALAPNPCQADSVGDSLPEHDADAAASALDDAGWTAGGDGTRTKDGAPLSLKVVYTTQFGETGTATAELLQQTLGDLGVEVKLQGVDSTSLNEVLFATGDWDLSLAPLSVGMPSQLVPFMSGPTPPNGTNFANISNDDYSELTASAASQSGTDGCGDWSDAETALFEQLDVVPFANSVVPTFGNDTEFEIEDGIDPASIRMYQ; the protein is encoded by the coding sequence ATGAGACGTACGCGGACCCTGGTGACGACGATCGGCGTCCTGGCCCTCGCCCTGTCCGCCTGCGGCGGCAGCGACGGCGGCGCCGACGGCGGCGATGCCCAGCTCGCCGACGGCCAGACCTTCACGATGACCCTGCCCAGCGACCCCGGGAACCTCGACCCGCTGATGACCGTGCTGTCGAACACGCGGCAGGTCGGACGGTTCCTGTACGGCACGCTGGTCGACCAGGACCCCGACGGCACCGTGGTCCCGGCGATCGCCGAGTCGTGGGAGGCGACGACCACCGAGGCGACCTTCACCCTGCGGGAGGGCATCACGTGCTCGGACGGGTCGCCCTTCACCGCGAGCGACGTGGCCGAGACGTTGAACTGGGTCGCCGATCCGGCGAACCAGTCGCCGCTGGCGGGCCTGTGGGTCCAGCCGGGGACGAAGGCCACCGCGGACGACGACGCGCGGACGGTCTCGGTCACGAGCTCCGCCCCGGACGCGTTCCTCGCACTGAACCTCGGAACGGTCCCGCTGCCGTGCGGCGAGGGTCTGTCCGACCCCGAGGTGCGCGCCGAGGGCAAGGGCGGCACCGGCATGTTCACCGTGACCGAGGCGGTCCCCAACGACCACTACACGTTCACGCGTCGCGACGACTACACCTGGGGCCCGGGCGAGGACTTCGACCCCGAGGCCTCCGGGCTCCCGGACGAGGTCGTGTTCCGGGTCGTGGAGAACGAGACGACGTCCGCCAACCTGCTCACCTCCGGCGAGGTCAACGCGGCGTCGATCGCGGGACCCGACCAGGACCGGCTGAGCGAGCAGGGCCTGTTCCATGCCGACGTGAGTGCTCCGGTCGGACAGATCTGGTTCAACCAGGCCGAGGGTCGGCCCGCCGCCGACGACGGTGTGCGCTCCGCGCTGGTCCAGGCGCTCGACCTGGACGAGCTGCGGACGGTGATGACCAGCGGGAAGGGCGAGACGCCTCAGAGCCTGGTCGCCCTGGCCCCGAACCCCTGCCAGGCCGACAGCGTCGGCGACTCCCTCCCGGAGCACGACGCCGATGCTGCCGCGAGCGCGCTGGACGACGCCGGCTGGACCGCCGGCGGCGATGGCACCCGGACCAAGGACGGCGCGCCGCTGTCGCTCAAGGTCGTCTACACCACGCAGTTCGGCGAGACCGGGACGGCCACGGCCGAGCTGCTGCAGCAGACTCTCGGCGACCTCGGCGTCGAGGTGAAGCTCCAGGGCGTCGACAGCACGAGCCTGAACGAGGTGCTGTTCGCGACCGGTGACTGGGACCTGTCGTTGGCCCCGCTGTCGGTGGGGATGCCGAGCCAGCTCGTCCCGTTCATGTCCGGCCCGACGCCGCCGAACGGCACGAACTTCGCGAACATCTCCAACGACGACTACTCGGAGCTGACCGCCTCGGCTGCGTCGCAGTCCGGCACCGACGGCTGCGGCGACTGGAGCGACGCCGAGACGGCGCTGTTCGAGCAGCTCGACGTCGTGCCGTTCGCGAACTCGGTCGTCCCGACGTTCGGCAACGACACCGAGTTCGAGATCGAGGACGGGATCGACCCCGCGTCGATCCGGATGTACCAGTGA
- a CDS encoding serine hydrolase, with amino-acid sequence MTQRVDIDALYDLVLPEQPALSPDGTTVVHVVRTPDREADRDTYALWRVPATGGEARQLTRGVADTAPAWSPDGTRIAFLRSEDGPAQVWLLPVDGGEPEQVTTLPLGAGAPEWSPDGARIAFCAPVDLAGAGERPDTAAPRATERLGYKADGSGFLGTLRSHVHVLDLDDRSVRQVTRGDWHAGAPTWSPDGARLAFAAAREDDADLTARSSAWVVDARARTARPERVGPSDAQIGWVGWSRDGASLLAVGRTDTAIGHASVLRIALDDGQVTDLTAALDRNVMPGGPGYPGALPRETADGTLLFCARDRGCTHLYAVAPDGGEPRVVVGGEGRNVCGLSLGRAAASTDGTAAVVLGTPTSYGEVACVDLATGETTTLTAHGADERARYVPEQREFTISDGTVVEGWLVRDPEVAGPQPLLLDVHGGPHNAWNGAADPVHLYHQELASKGWAVLLLNPRASDGYGEAFFTATQGAWGAADERDFLEPLDQLVTEGLADAARLAITGYSYGGFMTCYLTSRDDRFAAAVAGGVVSDLISMGGTSDAGHYLTTLELGGADVETLSPLSEVGRVTTPTLVVQGDADLRCPVGQAEQWFSALRAQGVPSRLVLYPGGSHLVILNGPPSHRVDWNRRVASWVEEYATGAGEPRRVPVHAAHWQQRLTELASLYGVPGATLGIQRIGDDPVLAHHGVLNTATGVEVTDDSVFQIGSISKVWTATVVMQLVDEGLLDLDAPVAEVLPELRLSDPDAAKRVTMRHLLTHTSGIDGDVFTDTGRGDDCLETYVDQLEEAAQNHPLGATFSYCNSGFSLAGRVIEKVTGTTWDVAMRERLYEPLGLTHTVTLPEDALRFRAAMGHVGEGDADPVPAPVWGLPRAVGPAGLITATVADVLTFARMHLSGGVADDGTRVLGPGSTAAMTEHEVDVPDANTLGDSWGLGWIRFDWDGHRLIGHDGNTIGQAAFLRILPEQGLAVTMLTNGGNGADLYRDLFGEIFAELADVVIPPTLQPADPAPRLDPSAHLGTYERAGARIEILDESEAREQGRLVMRTTATGALAHLLPDPVETYELYPVEEGCYVLRAPGSHTWMPVVFYALPTGEPYVHFGARATPKVAT; translated from the coding sequence ATGACCCAGCGCGTGGACATCGACGCCCTCTACGACCTCGTGCTGCCCGAGCAGCCCGCGCTCAGCCCGGACGGCACGACCGTCGTCCACGTGGTGCGGACGCCCGACCGCGAGGCCGACCGTGACACGTACGCGCTGTGGCGGGTGCCCGCGACCGGGGGTGAGGCGCGGCAGCTGACGCGCGGTGTCGCCGACACCGCCCCCGCCTGGTCGCCCGACGGCACCCGGATCGCGTTCCTGCGGTCCGAGGACGGGCCCGCTCAGGTCTGGCTGCTCCCGGTCGACGGCGGGGAGCCCGAGCAGGTCACCACCCTGCCGCTCGGTGCCGGTGCCCCGGAGTGGAGCCCGGACGGCGCTCGGATCGCGTTCTGCGCGCCGGTCGACCTCGCCGGTGCGGGCGAGCGCCCGGACACGGCGGCCCCGCGGGCCACGGAGCGTCTCGGCTACAAGGCGGACGGCTCGGGCTTCCTCGGCACCCTGCGCTCCCACGTGCACGTGCTCGACCTCGACGACCGGAGCGTACGGCAGGTCACGCGCGGCGACTGGCACGCGGGGGCGCCGACGTGGTCGCCGGACGGAGCCCGTCTGGCGTTCGCCGCCGCCCGGGAGGACGACGCCGACCTGACCGCACGCTCGTCGGCGTGGGTCGTCGACGCGCGCGCCCGTACGGCCCGCCCCGAGCGGGTCGGCCCGTCCGACGCCCAGATCGGCTGGGTCGGCTGGTCGCGCGACGGGGCGTCGCTGCTCGCCGTCGGCAGGACCGACACGGCGATCGGTCACGCGTCCGTCCTGCGGATCGCGCTCGACGACGGGCAGGTCACCGACCTCACCGCCGCGCTCGACCGCAACGTCATGCCCGGCGGCCCCGGGTACCCGGGCGCCCTGCCGCGCGAGACCGCCGACGGGACGCTCCTGTTCTGCGCGCGCGACCGCGGCTGCACCCACCTGTACGCCGTCGCGCCCGACGGCGGTGAGCCGCGGGTCGTCGTCGGCGGGGAGGGACGCAACGTCTGCGGGCTGAGCCTCGGCCGGGCCGCGGCGTCGACCGACGGCACGGCAGCCGTCGTCCTCGGCACTCCCACGTCGTACGGCGAGGTGGCGTGCGTCGATCTCGCGACCGGCGAGACGACGACGCTGACCGCCCACGGCGCCGACGAGCGTGCGCGGTACGTGCCCGAGCAGCGTGAGTTCACGATCTCCGACGGCACGGTGGTCGAGGGGTGGCTGGTGCGCGACCCGGAGGTCGCCGGTCCGCAGCCGCTGCTGCTCGACGTCCACGGCGGGCCGCACAACGCGTGGAACGGTGCGGCCGACCCGGTGCACCTCTACCACCAGGAGCTCGCCTCGAAGGGCTGGGCGGTGCTGCTGCTCAACCCGCGTGCGAGCGACGGCTACGGCGAGGCGTTCTTCACCGCCACGCAGGGGGCCTGGGGCGCGGCGGACGAACGCGACTTCCTCGAGCCGCTGGACCAGCTGGTGACCGAGGGCCTGGCCGACGCGGCGCGTCTGGCGATCACCGGCTACAGCTACGGCGGCTTCATGACCTGCTACCTCACCAGTCGTGACGACCGCTTCGCCGCGGCCGTGGCCGGAGGTGTGGTCTCGGACCTGATCAGCATGGGCGGCACGTCGGACGCCGGGCACTACCTCACCACGCTCGAGCTCGGTGGTGCCGACGTCGAGACGCTGTCGCCGCTGTCGGAGGTGGGCCGGGTGACGACCCCGACGCTGGTCGTCCAGGGCGACGCGGACCTGCGGTGCCCGGTCGGGCAGGCCGAGCAGTGGTTCAGCGCGTTGCGCGCCCAAGGGGTCCCGAGCCGGCTGGTGCTCTACCCCGGCGGCTCGCACCTGGTGATCCTGAACGGGCCCCCCTCGCACCGCGTCGACTGGAACCGCCGCGTCGCCTCGTGGGTCGAGGAGTACGCGACCGGGGCCGGCGAACCGCGCCGCGTGCCGGTCCATGCCGCGCACTGGCAGCAGCGCCTGACCGAGCTCGCGAGCCTGTACGGGGTCCCGGGGGCGACCCTCGGGATCCAGCGGATCGGCGACGATCCGGTGCTCGCGCACCACGGCGTGCTCAACACCGCCACGGGCGTGGAGGTCACCGACGACTCGGTCTTCCAGATCGGGTCGATCAGCAAGGTCTGGACGGCGACGGTCGTGATGCAGCTCGTCGACGAGGGTCTGCTCGACCTCGACGCGCCGGTCGCCGAGGTGCTGCCCGAGCTGCGGCTGTCGGATCCCGACGCCGCGAAGCGGGTCACCATGCGCCACCTCCTGACCCACACGAGCGGGATCGACGGCGACGTCTTCACCGACACCGGGCGCGGTGACGACTGCCTGGAGACCTACGTCGACCAGCTGGAGGAGGCCGCACAGAACCACCCGCTCGGCGCGACCTTCTCGTACTGCAACTCCGGCTTCAGCCTCGCCGGCCGGGTGATCGAGAAGGTCACCGGCACGACCTGGGACGTCGCCATGCGCGAGCGCCTCTACGAGCCGCTCGGCCTCACGCACACGGTGACGCTGCCCGAGGACGCGCTGCGGTTCCGGGCCGCGATGGGCCACGTGGGCGAGGGTGACGCCGACCCGGTCCCGGCCCCGGTGTGGGGTCTGCCGCGTGCGGTCGGGCCGGCCGGTCTGATCACCGCGACCGTCGCCGACGTGCTCACGTTCGCGCGGATGCACCTGTCGGGCGGCGTCGCCGACGACGGCACGCGCGTGCTCGGTCCCGGCTCGACCGCCGCGATGACCGAGCACGAGGTCGACGTGCCGGACGCGAACACCCTGGGCGACTCGTGGGGCCTGGGCTGGATCCGGTTCGACTGGGACGGGCACCGGCTGATCGGGCACGACGGCAACACGATCGGGCAGGCGGCGTTCCTGCGGATCCTTCCCGAGCAGGGCCTGGCGGTGACGATGCTGACGAACGGCGGCAACGGCGCCGACCTGTACCGCGACCTGTTCGGCGAGATCTTCGCCGAGCTCGCCGACGTCGTCATCCCGCCGACGCTGCAACCCGCCGACCCGGCTCCGCGGCTGGACCCGAGCGCGCACCTCGGCACGTACGAGCGGGCCGGGGCTCGCATCGAGATCCTCGACGAGTCCGAGGCGCGGGAGCAGGGCCGGCTCGTGATGCGGACGACGGCGACCGGTGCGCTCGCGCACCTGCTGCCCGACCCGGTCGAGACCTACGAGCTGTACCCGGTCGAGGAGGGATGCTACGTGCTGCGTGCCCCGGGGTCGCACACCTGGATGCCGGTGGTGTTCTACGCC
- a CDS encoding ABC transporter ATP-binding protein, with translation MGELRFEQVSVRYGHRRTGLTAVQDVDLTVPAGSVVGLVGESGSGKSTLARAAVGLSPVSSGTITLGGTDVSRLPRGRRPIQMVFQDPYSSLDPRMTIGASIAEAFPRGAHRGGAARRAEVVRLLELVNLDADRAEALPAQLSGGQRQRVALARALAGQPDVVLADEITSALDVSVQGAVLNLVREVQRRLSLSMLFISHNLAVVRYLSDHVAVMYLGRIVEYGPTDQVLADPQHPYTQDLLAAAPTLHGGLEPTSTTTSAVAEVEPADPHHPPAGCRYHPRCPVGPLVRPERTVCTTDEPALPPSGSAGAQAASAGARDHVAACHFAASSLSSRPTSVP, from the coding sequence ATGGGTGAGCTGCGCTTCGAGCAGGTCAGCGTGCGCTACGGCCACCGCCGCACCGGTCTGACGGCGGTCCAGGACGTCGACCTGACCGTGCCGGCCGGATCGGTCGTCGGGCTGGTCGGCGAGTCCGGGTCCGGCAAGTCGACCCTGGCGCGCGCCGCCGTCGGGCTGTCCCCGGTGTCGTCCGGGACGATCACGCTCGGCGGCACGGACGTGAGCCGGTTGCCGCGTGGACGGCGTCCGATCCAGATGGTCTTCCAGGACCCGTACTCCTCGCTCGACCCGCGGATGACGATCGGTGCGTCGATCGCCGAGGCGTTCCCGCGTGGAGCCCACCGCGGGGGTGCTGCCCGCCGGGCCGAGGTCGTCCGGCTGCTCGAGCTGGTCAACCTCGACGCCGACCGCGCCGAGGCCCTGCCGGCGCAGCTGTCCGGAGGGCAGCGGCAGCGGGTCGCGCTGGCGCGGGCGCTGGCCGGGCAGCCGGACGTCGTGCTCGCCGACGAGATCACCTCGGCCCTGGACGTCTCCGTGCAGGGGGCGGTGCTGAACCTCGTGCGCGAGGTCCAGCGTCGCCTGTCGCTGTCGATGCTCTTCATCTCGCACAACCTCGCGGTCGTGCGCTACCTGAGCGACCATGTGGCGGTGATGTATCTCGGCCGCATCGTCGAGTACGGGCCGACCGACCAGGTGCTCGCCGACCCGCAGCACCCCTACACGCAGGACCTGCTCGCCGCCGCCCCGACGCTGCACGGCGGGCTCGAGCCCACGTCGACCACGACCTCGGCCGTCGCCGAGGTCGAGCCCGCGGACCCGCACCACCCGCCGGCCGGCTGCCGGTACCACCCGCGGTGCCCGGTCGGCCCGCTGGTGAGACCCGAGCGGACCGTGTGCACCACGGACGAGCCCGCGCTGCCGCCGAGCGGCTCCGCCGGTGCGCAGGCCGCCTCCGCCGGGGCCCGCGACCACGTCGCGGCCTGCCACTTCGCCGCCTCGAGCCTGTCGTCCCGACCCACCTCGGTGCCCTGA
- a CDS encoding ABC transporter permease, which yields MTTAALPTRPPLAARLRDDAWLAFAVRRLGRFVVSVWVLVTASFLMIHLVPGDPARASLGMNAPAETVAARREALGLDQPLLTQYWDFLTGLLHGDLGTSTMSSLPVAQVIGDRLPATLQLAVLAFVVVIAVAIPLGVTMAVLTRGGRRRGAELGFTTTSVLLAAVPEFLLAVILAYVFAVSLGWFPVAGNTDPGAAVLPVLALAIGPAAVLSRIVRVEMLAVLGEDFVRTARAKRLPPLRIYLRHALPNALTATLTLGGLLLTTLVASTVLIENVFAWPGLGSQIVGSILDRDYPMVQGIVLVYGALVLVVNLVVDVVLAVLDPRSTIKEG from the coding sequence ATGACCACAGCGGCACTGCCGACGCGGCCACCCCTGGCCGCCCGGCTGCGTGACGACGCCTGGCTCGCGTTCGCCGTCCGGCGGCTGGGCCGGTTCGTCGTGTCGGTGTGGGTGCTCGTCACGGCGTCGTTCCTGATGATCCACCTCGTGCCCGGCGACCCCGCACGGGCCTCGCTCGGGATGAACGCGCCCGCGGAGACGGTGGCCGCTCGCCGCGAGGCGCTCGGCCTGGACCAGCCCCTGCTGACGCAGTACTGGGACTTCCTGACCGGGCTGCTGCACGGCGACCTCGGGACGTCGACGATGAGCAGCCTGCCGGTCGCGCAGGTGATCGGGGACCGGCTGCCGGCGACGCTCCAGCTCGCCGTGCTCGCGTTCGTGGTGGTGATCGCCGTGGCGATCCCGCTCGGCGTGACGATGGCGGTGCTGACCCGCGGCGGCCGCCGGCGCGGCGCCGAGCTCGGCTTCACGACCACCTCGGTGCTGCTGGCCGCGGTGCCGGAGTTCCTGCTCGCGGTGATCCTCGCGTACGTGTTCGCGGTCTCCCTCGGGTGGTTCCCGGTGGCCGGCAACACCGATCCCGGAGCTGCGGTCCTTCCGGTGCTCGCGCTCGCGATCGGTCCGGCCGCGGTGCTGTCGCGGATCGTCCGGGTGGAGATGCTCGCGGTCCTCGGTGAGGACTTCGTCCGTACGGCGCGGGCCAAGCGCCTGCCGCCGCTGCGGATCTACCTGCGGCACGCGCTCCCGAACGCGCTCACCGCGACCCTCACCCTCGGTGGTCTGCTGCTGACCACGCTGGTCGCGTCGACGGTGCTGATCGAGAACGTCTTCGCCTGGCCCGGGCTCGGCTCGCAGATCGTGGGGTCGATCCTCGACCGCGACTATCCGATGGTCCAGGGCATCGTCCTCGTGTACGGCGCGCTGGTGCTCGTGGTCAACCTGGTCGTCGACGTGGTGCTCGCGGTGCTCGACCCCCGCTCCACGATCAAGGAGGGCTGA
- a CDS encoding dipeptide/oligopeptide/nickel ABC transporter permease/ATP-binding protein, whose amino-acid sequence MAGHRTAGSVARGRRARAWVAVLRTPLGATSVALLGLVLLLAVAAPWIWGAQAAAVDTAAIQEGPSPEHLLGTDALGRDLLARVLVATRLSVGLALAATAIAVSVGIVLGALPTVLPRWAGRLVVSGVNIAVAFPGLLLALFFAVIFGVGTVGAVLAIGLATAPAFARLTQTLAASVAGRDYVAAARVAGVGRVRLLFRHVLPNIGEPLVVNATIGAGAALLAFAGLSFLGIGVQAPAYDWGRLLSENLNRIYTNPAAALAPGVAVMVAGLAFNLFGETVAAVVGERTRTTRVRRRTGRAATPGSAAPTDGEPLLAVEELRVSFPADSGDLAPVRGVSLEVGVGEAVGVVGESGSGKSLTALAIARLIEEPGRVEAARLDFAGVDLLGTPERELRPLLGTSLAMVFQDPTSSFNPTRRVGGQLAEVAVEHQGLGRRAALARAIDRLRAVRVPAAERRAHQYPHEFSGGMRQRAMIGMGLMGRPRLIVADEPTTALDVTVQKQVLGLLAQVRAETEAAMLLISHDVSVVAQTCDRVVVMYAGRIVEDLPVASLLTGARHPYTRALLGVVPDLETDRDRPLGVIPGRPPEPAAVPDGCAFADRCPRAGARCRTEDPVLLGIGTTDPTHRVACWHPEEGEPVAARTGTRIEETQHG is encoded by the coding sequence ATGGCGGGCCACAGGACGGCAGGGTCCGTCGCGCGGGGCCGCCGGGCACGCGCCTGGGTCGCGGTGCTGAGGACCCCGCTCGGCGCGACCAGCGTCGCGCTGCTCGGGCTCGTGCTGCTGCTCGCCGTCGCCGCACCGTGGATCTGGGGCGCGCAGGCCGCTGCCGTCGACACGGCCGCGATCCAGGAGGGCCCGTCGCCCGAGCACCTGCTCGGGACCGACGCGCTCGGTCGCGATCTGCTCGCGCGTGTCCTGGTCGCGACCCGCCTGTCGGTCGGGCTCGCGCTGGCGGCCACGGCGATCGCGGTGTCGGTGGGGATCGTGCTGGGCGCGCTGCCGACCGTGCTTCCGCGCTGGGCCGGACGGCTCGTCGTCTCCGGCGTGAACATCGCGGTCGCGTTCCCCGGTCTGCTGCTCGCGCTGTTCTTCGCGGTGATCTTCGGGGTCGGCACGGTGGGGGCGGTCCTCGCGATCGGGCTGGCCACGGCTCCGGCCTTCGCCCGGCTCACGCAGACGCTCGCAGCGTCGGTCGCCGGCCGCGACTACGTCGCCGCGGCGCGGGTGGCGGGCGTCGGCCGGGTCCGGCTGCTGTTCCGGCACGTGCTGCCGAACATCGGCGAGCCGCTCGTCGTCAACGCCACGATCGGAGCCGGCGCCGCGCTCCTCGCGTTCGCCGGCCTGTCCTTCCTGGGGATCGGCGTGCAGGCCCCGGCGTACGACTGGGGGCGCCTGCTCAGCGAGAACCTCAACCGGATCTACACGAACCCCGCGGCGGCCCTCGCGCCCGGCGTGGCCGTGATGGTCGCGGGGCTCGCCTTCAACCTGTTCGGCGAGACGGTGGCGGCGGTCGTGGGGGAGCGGACCCGGACCACCCGCGTGCGACGCCGGACGGGCCGCGCCGCCACGCCCGGGTCGGCCGCCCCGACCGACGGTGAGCCGCTGCTGGCCGTCGAGGAGCTTCGGGTGTCGTTCCCGGCGGACTCCGGCGACCTCGCGCCGGTGCGCGGGGTCAGCCTGGAGGTCGGGGTGGGTGAGGCGGTCGGCGTCGTCGGCGAGTCGGGTTCCGGGAAGAGTCTCACGGCCCTCGCGATCGCGCGCCTGATCGAGGAGCCCGGACGGGTGGAGGCGGCGCGGCTCGACTTCGCGGGCGTCGACCTGCTCGGTACGCCCGAGCGTGAGCTCCGGCCGCTGCTCGGGACGTCGTTGGCGATGGTCTTCCAGGACCCGACGAGCTCGTTCAACCCCACCCGCCGGGTCGGCGGCCAGCTCGCCGAGGTCGCCGTCGAGCACCAGGGCCTCGGCCGGCGCGCCGCCCTGGCGCGGGCGATCGACCGCCTCCGGGCGGTGCGGGTGCCGGCGGCCGAGCGGCGCGCGCACCAGTACCCGCACGAGTTCTCCGGCGGGATGCGTCAGCGCGCCATGATCGGCATGGGCCTGATGGGCCGGCCGCGGCTGATCGTCGCGGACGAGCCGACGACGGCGCTCGACGTGACCGTGCAGAAGCAGGTGCTCGGCCTGCTCGCCCAGGTCCGCGCCGAGACCGAGGCCGCGATGCTGCTGATCAGCCACGACGTCTCCGTGGTCGCGCAGACCTGTGACCGGGTCGTCGTGATGTACGCGGGTCGGATCGTCGAGGACCTGCCGGTCGCGTCGCTGCTCACCGGCGCCCGCCACCCGTACACGCGGGCGCTGCTCGGTGTGGTGCCCGACCTCGAGACCGACCGCGACCGACCGCTCGGCGTGATCCCGGGGCGGCCACCGGAGCCGGCTGCGGTGCCCGACGGCTGCGCGTTCGCCGACCGCTGCCCGCGCGCCGGTGCACGCTGCCGTACCGAGGATCCGGTGCTGCTCGGGATCGGGACGACCGACCCCACCCACCGGGTGGCGTGCTGGCACCCGGAGGAGGGCGAGCCCGTGGCCGCCCGGACCGGAACGAGGATCGAGGAGACCCAGCATGGGTGA